The following coding sequences lie in one Fusarium poae strain DAOMC 252244 chromosome 1, whole genome shotgun sequence genomic window:
- a CDS encoding hypothetical protein (TransMembrane:11 (i44-73o93-111i173-193o199-220i274-300o312-332i735-756o776-794i855-875o881-899i960-983o)) produces MANHQARQSESSERTVVPEPQLTKKKSNLTNYLRVFTYATRWDLCVYVVGALASIGVGVTTPLMNVVLGQLVGDFSDTVQDPYNMDLGSFKSMLQKQSLYIVGLFLGRWLLNSINKFCFRMIGIRLSSAIRHHYLRSLFAQSIHVIDSMPPGAAATAITATSNTLQIGVSERLGTFVTYVSTIIAAIAVAFTWSWSLTVVSASLLLYIAIIIAIVVPIYLKANAATLEADAQGTAIASEALQGIRLVNACGAHERIISRYSKWVDKAMKRSQRVAPIIGAQTGLVFFGIFGVFGLAFWYGTNQFIHGVIENVGVVIIVLTSVMLILFAFSYLEQPIMAISQAMVASTELFKVIDAPLPPSGSLTPDITSKDLIFEDVTFEYPSRPGARVLDGLSFRIQAGQNTALVGPSGSGKSTIVGLLERWYSLKHSQALPEAATLPSSKDDSHGKTKHERSTYEVPIISPTNLTGGLSGSISIGAHDLDDLDAKWWRAQIGLVQQEPFLFNSSIFDNVANGLLGTEWENESEAKKREMVQDACQEAYAHEFICRLPDAYDTRVGDGGAKLSGGQKQRIAIARSIVKRPQIMILDEATSAIDAKSEKIVQAALDRATKTRTTITIAHRLSTIQKADHIVVLSKGRVVEEGTHKSLMEHEDGVYYSLVQAQSLRLSTSTTDDTDPDVPATTYVELKSAAVDIEQPLEIHNNTNSGPDTEPEVLRTLTQSFIKLLRGLRSQWPSFLLIAIASIGVGAATPLQAWLFAKAVIVFVSSSDDLKEEGDFWAFMWLALAGGVGIAYFFQCWTSLNLQYYVGATTRQSYLRDMLHQELSFFDDDSRSSGALIGRIAGDPKQVEGVFGMNLASATSSVFTIAGCLIISLTFGWKLGLVGLCVTVPIMMVSGFWKFRHELQFDQMNAAVFAESSQFASEAIGAMRTVSSLTMESAINNRYKQLLDGHVEAARRKAQWTAVIFGFAESATLGCQALILWYGGRLISSGEYSLESFMVSYMAIINGVEYAGQILGVAPSAAQAAAAANRILDVQDSNRSPQEAAKSGPTVDDTEGGVEIELRNVSFKYPTRNVSIYNNLGLTIKKGQYAALVGPSGCGKTTIISLLERFYDLEPNHGEILWNGTNINDFGVYQYRQHLSLVSQEPILFRGTIRDNILFGVADPNSVSEERIHEVCRDVYIHEVIVSFPDGYNTEVGAMSLSGGQKQRIAIARALIRDPKLLLLDEATSALDSESEKIVQSAFEKARKGRTMVAVAHRLATIQDADIIFVFDQGMVVEKGTHSELLQKRGIYWDMCQTQALDQ; encoded by the exons ATGGCTAACCATCAGGCTCGCCAGAGTGAAAGCAGCGAACGAACAGTGGTACCAGAACCGCAACTAACAAAGAAAAAATCGAATCTTACCAACTATCTACGAGTTTTTACTTATGCGACAAGATGGGACCTTTGCGTGTATGTTGTTGGCGCACTGGCGTCTATTGGAGTCGGCGTGACGACGCCATTGATGAACGTCGTCCTGGGACAACTCGTTGGCGATTTCAGCGACACAGTCCAAGATCCATATAACATGGACTTGGGCAGCTTCAAGTCAATGCTGCAAAAACAGTCTTTGTACATCGTTGGACTCTTCCTGGGCCGTTGGCTTCTAAACTCGATCAACAAATTCTGCTTCAGGATGATTGGAATTCGTCTATCATCAGCGATTCGCCATCACTATTTACGATCACTATTTGCTCAGTCTATTCATGTAATCGACTCGATGCCTCCAGGCGCTGCTGCAACTGCTATCACTGCAACATCTAATACTTTACAAATCGGAGTATCGGAACGTCTGGGAACTTTCGTAACATACGTGTCCACCATCATTGCCGCCATAGCTGTTGCATTTACTTGGAGCTGGAGTCTAACGGTAGTTTCAGCTTCATTGCTTCTATATATCGCTATCATCATTGCTATCGTTGTGCCGATATACCTCAAGGCAAATGCTGCTACGCTCGAAGCAGATGCACAAGGAACGGCCATCGCAAGTGAAGCTCTGCAAGGGATTCGGCTAGTCAATGCATGTGGCGCTCACGAGCGCATCATATCTAGGTACAGTAAATGGGTTGACAAGGCTATGAAACGGTCGCAAAGGGTTGCTCCCATTATTGGCGCTCAGACGGGCTTAGTA TTCTTTGGCATATTCGGTGTATTTGGCCTTGCATTCTGGTACGGCACCAATCAATTTATCCATGGTGTCATCGAGAATGTGGGCGTAGTCATTATTGTGTTGACCTCGGTCATGCTGATACTATTTGCCTTCTCATACCTTGAACAGCCAATCATGGCCATAAGTCAGGCTATGGTTGCTTCCACTGAACTGTTCAAAGTAATCGACGCCCCTTTGCCCCCGTCGGGTTCTCTCACTCCTGATATCACTTCGAAAGATCTAATATTCGAGGATGTAACCTTTGAGTATCCAAGTCGGCCTGGAGCTCGAGTGTTGGACGGTCTTTCATTCCGCATTCAAGCGGGTCAGAATACTGCACTTGTTGGCCCATCTGGTTCTGGAAAGAGCACGATTGTTGGTCTCTTAGAGAGATGGTACTCTTTGAAGCATTCTCAAGCCCTCCCGGAAGCAGCCACACTACCTTCCTCGAAGGATGATAGTCACGGCAAGACAAAACATGAGCGAAGCACATATGAAGTACCCATCATATCGCCGACTAACCTGACTGGTGGTTTGTCCGGATCTATCAGCATTGGTGCTCACGACTTGGATGACCTCGATGCAAAGTGGTGGAGAGCACAGATTGGGTTAGTTCAGCAGGAACCTTTTCTATTTAACAGCTCCATCTTTGATAACGTGGCGAATGGTCTTCTCGGTACCGAATGGGAGAATGAGTCCGAGGCTAAGAAAAGGGAAATGGTTCAAGATGCATGCCAAGAAGCATATGCTCATGAGTTCATCTGCCGTCTACCAGAT GCGTACGACACACGCGTAGGAGACGGCGGCGCAAAACTGTCTGGAGGCCAGAAGCAACGTATTGCTATTGCCCGCAGTATCGTCAAAAGGCCACAAATCATGATTCTCGACGAAGCCACCTCTGCAATTGATGCAAAAAGCGAGAAAATCGTTCAAGCAGCCCTCGATCGAGCCACTAAAACACGTACAACTATTACTATTGCCCATCGTCTTTCCACCATACAGAAGGCAGACCATATTGTCGTGCTCAGCAAGGGTCGTGTTGTCGAGGAGGGCACACACAAGAGTCTTATGGAGCACGAAGATGGGGTGTACTACAGTTTGGTTCAGGCACAATCACTTCGactgtcaacatcaaccacgGATGACACAGATCCTGACGTCCCAGCCACGACATATGTCGAGCTGAAGAGTGCTGCTGTCGATATTGAACAACCATTGGAAATTCACAATAATACCAATAGTGGCCCTGATACTGAGCCTGAGGTACTACGAACATTAACCCAGTCTTTTATAAAGCTGCTTCGTGGTCTTCGCTCACAGTGGCCCTCCTTTCTCCTTATTGCGATCGCATCTATCGGTGTTGGCGCAGCCACCCCGCTCCAAGCCTGGCTCTTCGCCAAAGCTGTTATTGTCTTCGTCTCATCTAGTGACGATTTGAAGGAAGAGGGCGATTTTTGGGCATTCATGTGGCTCGCGCTAGCAGGAGGTGTCGGTATTGCTTACTTCTTTCAATGTTGGACCAGCCTGAATCTTCAATATTATGTTGGCGCAACAACAAGACAAAGTTACCTCCGCGACATGTTACATCAAGAACTAAGTTTCTTTGACGACGACAGTCGCTCTTCAGGCGCTTTGATTGGGCGCATCGCGGGTGATCCCAAGCAAGTGGAGGGGGTCTTCGGGATGAACTTAGCTTCCGCAACTAGCAGCGTTTTCACTATCGCCGGCTGTCTCATCATCTCACTCACATTTGGGTGGAAGCTTGGTCTTGTAGGATTATGCGTCACAGTCCCTATAATGATGGTGTCGGGGTTTTGGAAGTTTCGGCATGAACTCCAGTTTGACCAAATGAATGCAGCTGTGTTCGCAGAGAGTTCGCAGTTTGCTTCAGAGGCTATCGGAGCTATGCGAACAGTATCATCACTTACCATGGAATCCGCTATCAATAACCGGTACAAGCAACTATTAGACGGCCATGTTGAAGCAGCGCGGAGAAAGGCTCAATGGACTGCTGTTATTTTCGGCTTTGCTGAGAGCGCTACACTTGGATGCCAAGCACTTATCCTCTGGTATGGAGGTAGACTAATCTCCAGTGGAGAATATAGCCTTGAGTCTTTTATGGTCTCTTACATGGCTATCATCAACGGCGTGGAATACGCTGGCCAAATACTAGGCGTAGCTCCGAGCGCTGCACAAGCCGCTGCTGCAGCAAACCGTATCCTTGATGTTCAAGACTCCAATCGGTCCCCCCAAGAGGCAGCAAAGAGTGGCCCGACAGTGGATGATACGGAAGGCGGAGTAGAAATTGAACTCCGCAATGTTTCCTTCAAGTATCCCACACGAAATGTCTCTATATACAATAACCTAGGCCTTACTATCAAGAAGGGTCAGTACGCAGCTCTTGTCGGGCCATCCGGGTGTGGGAAGACAACCATAATCTCTTTACTGGAACGGTTCTATGACTTGGAGCCAAACCATGGCGAGATCCTCTGGAATGGGACGAATATCAACGATTTCGGCGTCTACCAGTATCGGCAACATTTGTCCCTTGTTTCTCAAGAACCCATTCTCTTCCGAGGGACTATAAGggataatattttatttggAGTGGCTGACCCGAACTCCGTCTCAGAGGAGAGAATTCACGAGGTTTGCCGTGATGTCTACATTCACGAGGTTATCGTCTCATTTCCAGACGGGTACAACACCGAGGTCGGTGCCATGTCCCTATCTGGTGGTCAGAAGCAGCGCATTGCTATCGCCCGCGCCTTGATTCGTGATCCGAAACTTCTCCTGCTTGATGAAGCCACCTCAGCATTGGATTCTGAGTCGGAGAAGATTGTACAATCAGCGTTTGAAAAAGCGCGAAAAGGAAGAACTATGGTTGCTGTGGCACATCGGCTTGCGACAATACAAGATGCTGATATCATTTTCGTGTTTGATCAAGGTATGGTAGTGGAGAAAGGCACCCACAGCGAGCTTCTTCAAAAACGCGGTATATACTGGGATATG TGCCAGACCCAAGCTCTGGATCAATAA